In Pseudomonas sp. GCEP-101, one DNA window encodes the following:
- the mpl gene encoding UDP-N-acetylmuramate:L-alanyl-gamma-D-glutamyl-meso-diaminopimelate ligase, with amino-acid sequence MHIHILGICGTFMGSLAVLAKELGHRVTGSDANVYPPMSTQLQAQGIELMQGYDPAHLEPAPDLVVVGNALSRGNPAVEYVLNKGLPYVSGPQWLADHVLQGRWVLAAAGTHGKTTTSSMLAWVLEHAGMSPGFLIGGVPQNFGVSARLGGTPFFVVEADEYDSAFFDKRSKFVHYHPRTAILNNLEFDHADIFPDLAAIERQFHHLVRTIPGEGLVIHPTAETALKRVIDMGCWTPVQTTGEGGQWQARLLSEDGSHFEVLFDGKPQGTVDWELTGQHNVANALACLAAARHVGVVPELGCAALSAFKSVKRRMEKVAEVNGVTIYDDFAHHPTAIATTLDGLRKRVGDAPVIAVVEPRSNSMKLGAHRDGLPESVVQADNVFWYAPPNLGWDLAATVASSTVPTQVCDSLDAIIEGVKAIATPGTQVVIMSNGGFGGLHGKLAQALEG; translated from the coding sequence ATGCATATCCACATCCTCGGCATCTGCGGCACCTTCATGGGGTCGCTGGCCGTCCTGGCGAAGGAACTGGGCCACCGCGTGACCGGCTCCGACGCCAACGTCTACCCGCCCATGAGCACCCAGCTGCAGGCCCAGGGCATCGAGCTGATGCAGGGCTACGACCCCGCCCACCTGGAGCCGGCTCCGGACCTGGTGGTGGTGGGCAACGCGCTGTCGCGCGGCAACCCGGCGGTGGAATACGTGCTGAACAAGGGGCTGCCCTACGTCTCCGGCCCGCAGTGGCTGGCCGACCACGTACTGCAGGGCCGCTGGGTGCTGGCTGCCGCCGGCACCCACGGCAAGACCACCACCAGCAGCATGCTGGCCTGGGTACTGGAACACGCCGGCATGAGCCCAGGCTTCCTGATCGGCGGCGTACCGCAGAACTTCGGCGTCTCCGCGCGCCTGGGCGGCACGCCGTTCTTCGTGGTCGAGGCCGACGAGTACGACAGCGCCTTCTTCGACAAGCGCTCCAAGTTCGTCCATTACCACCCGCGCACGGCGATCCTGAACAACCTGGAGTTCGACCACGCGGACATCTTCCCCGACCTCGCCGCCATCGAACGGCAGTTCCACCACCTGGTGCGGACCATCCCCGGCGAAGGCCTGGTCATCCACCCCACCGCCGAGACCGCGCTCAAGCGCGTGATCGACATGGGCTGCTGGACCCCGGTGCAGACCACCGGCGAAGGCGGCCAGTGGCAGGCGCGCCTGCTCAGTGAAGACGGCTCGCACTTCGAGGTGCTGTTCGACGGCAAGCCGCAGGGCACCGTGGACTGGGAGCTGACCGGCCAGCACAACGTCGCCAACGCCCTGGCCTGCCTCGCGGCGGCCCGGCATGTCGGCGTGGTGCCGGAGCTGGGTTGCGCCGCGCTGTCGGCCTTCAAGAGCGTCAAGCGGCGCATGGAGAAGGTCGCCGAGGTCAACGGCGTGACCATCTACGACGATTTCGCCCATCACCCGACCGCCATCGCCACCACGCTGGACGGCCTGCGCAAGCGCGTTGGCGATGCGCCGGTGATCGCCGTGGTCGAGCCGCGCTCCAACTCCATGAAGCTCGGCGCCCACCGCGACGGCCTGCCGGAGTCCGTGGTGCAGGCCGACAACGTGTTCTGGTACGCGCCGCCGAACCTGGGCTGGGACCTGGCCGCCACCGTGGCCAGCTCCACCGTGCCCACGCAGGTCTGCGATTCGCTGGATGCCATTATCGAGGGCGTGAAGGCGATCGCCACGCCGGGCACCCAGGTGGTGATCATGAGCAACGGCGGGTTCGGCGGCCTGCACGGCAAGCTGGCCCAGGCGCTGGAGGGCTGA
- a CDS encoding C13 family peptidase produces MPRHLLPLSLALLLAACGEGEPLSPPDARLPDGARYRGEVVNGQLQGPGRLDYSNGAWYEGAFDKGLQSGQGTWSDGNGTRYDGEFHDGLFEGRGRLQYADGSVYEGQFKRGEFDGEGRLSQGGSTYSGGFRKGRYEGIGSLEQADGTRHQGYFAKGEANGEGARRDSLGNQYSGSFKNGVLEGKGIFRDDAGDQYSGEFRNDQFDGNGRFQNADGDVWSGRFKAGALSGPGEFIGSDGSHYKGDFRFWRFDGQGTLSKPDGQTYTGGFARGEYAGEGTLTRRDGSVQKGIWRAGQLRQDAAGKRLPDPLEVGLLEQGALLDQALAAIPPSTPAIELYGVSLGGDGKQSVFLREADYVANLLGERFGARSVVRLVNHRDHLADRPMATRETLARTLRTIAQRSGPEDLVFIYLTSHGSHDHQLVLDMPGLKLDDLPASELADLLAPLKDRTKVLVISACYSGGFIPALKDDKTLIMTAARSDRLSFGCSEEADFTYFGDALFAKAFRQTDDLRQAFALASATVAAREKEEEFEPSEPQLWAPPGVITRWQALRAQQTHSTLAQRDSDAQAKRQGDN; encoded by the coding sequence ATGCCACGCCACCTCCTGCCCTTGAGCCTCGCCCTGCTCCTTGCCGCCTGCGGCGAAGGCGAACCGCTGTCGCCCCCGGACGCCCGCCTGCCTGACGGCGCCCGCTACCGCGGCGAGGTGGTGAACGGCCAGTTGCAGGGACCGGGGCGGCTGGATTACAGCAACGGTGCCTGGTACGAGGGCGCCTTCGACAAGGGCCTGCAGAGCGGCCAGGGCACCTGGAGCGACGGCAACGGCACGCGCTATGACGGGGAGTTCCACGACGGCCTGTTCGAAGGCCGCGGCCGCCTGCAGTATGCCGACGGCAGTGTCTACGAGGGTCAATTCAAGCGCGGCGAATTCGACGGCGAAGGCAGGCTCTCCCAGGGCGGCAGCACCTACAGCGGCGGCTTCCGCAAGGGCCGCTACGAGGGCATAGGCAGCCTCGAACAGGCCGACGGCACTCGTCACCAGGGCTATTTCGCCAAGGGCGAGGCCAACGGCGAAGGCGCCCGCCGCGACAGCCTGGGCAACCAGTACAGCGGCTCGTTCAAGAACGGCGTGCTCGAAGGCAAGGGCATTTTCCGCGACGACGCTGGCGATCAGTACAGCGGCGAGTTCCGCAACGACCAGTTCGACGGCAACGGACGCTTCCAGAATGCCGATGGCGATGTCTGGTCGGGCCGCTTCAAGGCCGGCGCGCTGAGCGGGCCGGGCGAGTTCATCGGCAGCGATGGCAGCCACTACAAGGGCGACTTCCGCTTCTGGCGCTTCGACGGCCAGGGCACCCTGAGCAAACCCGACGGCCAGACCTACACCGGCGGTTTCGCCCGCGGCGAATACGCCGGCGAAGGCACCCTCACCCGCCGCGATGGCAGCGTGCAGAAAGGCATCTGGCGCGCCGGCCAGTTGCGCCAGGACGCCGCCGGCAAGCGTCTGCCCGATCCGCTGGAAGTGGGCCTGCTGGAACAGGGCGCGCTGCTCGATCAGGCGCTCGCCGCCATCCCGCCGTCCACCCCGGCCATCGAGCTGTACGGTGTCAGCCTGGGTGGCGACGGCAAGCAGAGCGTGTTCCTGCGCGAGGCCGACTATGTCGCCAACCTGCTCGGCGAACGCTTCGGCGCGCGCAGCGTGGTGCGCCTGGTGAACCACCGCGACCACCTCGCCGACCGCCCCATGGCCACCCGCGAAACCCTCGCCCGCACCCTGCGCACCATCGCGCAGCGCAGCGGCCCGGAAGACCTGGTGTTCATCTACCTCACCAGCCACGGCTCCCACGACCACCAACTGGTGCTGGACATGCCGGGCCTGAAGCTCGACGACCTGCCGGCCAGCGAACTGGCCGACCTGCTCGCCCCGCTCAAGGACCGCACCAAGGTGCTGGTGATTTCCGCCTGCTACAGCGGCGGTTTCATCCCCGCGCTCAAGGATGACAAGACCCTGATCATGACCGCCGCGCGCAGCGACCGGCTGTCCTTCGGCTGTTCCGAGGAGGCCGACTTCACCTACTTCGGCGACGCGCTGTTCGCCAAGGCCTTCCGGCAGACCGACGACCTCCGGCAGGCGTTCGCCCTGGCCAGCGCCACCGTGGCGGCGCGCGAGAAGGAGGAGGAATTCGAGCCCTCGGAGCCGCAACTCTGGGCGCCGCCAGGGGTCATTACTCGCTGGCAGGCCCTGCGCGCGCAGCAGACGCACAGCACATTGGCGCAGCGCGACAGCGATGCGCAGGCAAAACGACAGGGCGACAACTAA
- a CDS encoding MaoC family dehydratase, translating into MAFVPVSALKDYIGKDLGHSQWITVDQQRINQFAECTEDHQFIHVDPEKAKKTPFGGTIAHGFLSLSLIPKLCEGLLVLPENPKMVVNYGLDSVRFIQPVPVDSRVRLQVTITDITEKNPGQWLIKARCTLEIEGLPKPAYIAESLSLCFV; encoded by the coding sequence ATGGCATTCGTACCCGTAAGCGCACTGAAGGACTACATCGGCAAGGACCTGGGGCATTCGCAGTGGATCACCGTCGATCAACAGCGCATCAACCAGTTCGCCGAGTGCACCGAGGACCACCAGTTCATCCACGTCGACCCGGAGAAGGCGAAGAAGACGCCCTTCGGCGGTACCATCGCCCACGGCTTCCTCTCGCTGTCGCTGATCCCCAAGCTCTGCGAGGGCCTGCTGGTCCTGCCGGAGAACCCCAAGATGGTGGTCAACTACGGCCTGGACAGCGTGCGCTTCATCCAGCCGGTGCCGGTGGACTCGCGCGTGCGCCTGCAGGTGACCATCACCGACATCACCGAGAAGAACCCCGGCCAGTGGCTGATCAAGGCCCGCTGCACGCTGGAGATCGAAGGCCTGCCCAAGCCCGCCTACATCGCCGAATCCCTGAGCCTGTGCTTCGTCTGA
- a CDS encoding sigma-54-dependent Fis family transcriptional regulator, whose product MRANDLSRHARQVMTVAEGKAPAGAPGADPSIARSWMRCLEQYHLDPAQPMAPAVLEHARMLEVRERHRQVLEIASGEMNSLHQQLSGAGHAVLLTDSRGVILNCVSEAAERRTFEQAGLWLGADWSEAREGTNGIGTCLVERQALTIHQDEHFRSRHTGLTCSASPVFDPQGELLAVLDVSSARRDVSRQSQFHTMALVNLSAKAIESCYFLRHFEDQWLLRFHLQPDGLGLFSEGMLAFGADGRIRAANQSAINLLGSRRESLIGRCLDQFFECRLDDLFGRADPQPNASWPLRTHAGRTLYALLRGKRPIAAAPVLPRAPLAKGLCIDDAQLAHDFRRALKVYAHDVPLLLQGETGTGKEAFARAVHLGGERAGKSFVALNCAAIPETLIESELFGYRGGSFTGARKEGMRGKLQQADGGTLFLDEIGDMPLALQTRLLRVLEERQVVPIGGEPQDVDIRLISASHRDLEALVAAGQFREDLYYRLNGLVVALPPLRERSDRGALLDHLLAEESKGRSVRLDDDVRRHLLDFPWPGNVRQLRNVLRTLCALCEGGRIQMADLPPDLRRAPAPAAPPATVAEDGGDTLGAAERNALLEVLEAHHWHVSRVAQHLGISRNTLYRKLNRHGLSRKQLS is encoded by the coding sequence ATGCGCGCCAACGATTTGAGCCGCCACGCCCGCCAGGTCATGACTGTGGCCGAGGGCAAGGCCCCCGCCGGTGCCCCCGGCGCGGACCCGTCGATCGCCCGCTCCTGGATGCGCTGCCTGGAGCAGTACCACCTGGACCCTGCGCAGCCCATGGCGCCGGCCGTGCTGGAGCACGCGCGCATGCTCGAGGTCCGCGAGCGCCATCGTCAGGTGCTGGAGATCGCCAGCGGCGAGATGAACAGTCTGCACCAGCAGCTGTCCGGCGCCGGCCACGCGGTGCTGCTCACCGATTCCCGCGGAGTCATCCTCAACTGTGTCAGCGAAGCCGCCGAACGCCGCACCTTCGAACAGGCCGGGCTGTGGCTCGGCGCCGACTGGAGCGAGGCCCGCGAAGGCACCAACGGCATCGGCACCTGCCTGGTGGAGCGCCAGGCGCTGACCATCCACCAGGACGAACATTTCCGCAGCCGCCACACCGGCCTGACCTGCTCGGCCAGCCCGGTATTCGACCCTCAGGGCGAGCTGCTGGCGGTGCTCGATGTGTCCTCCGCCCGTCGTGATGTCTCGCGGCAGAGCCAGTTCCACACGATGGCGCTGGTCAACCTCTCGGCCAAGGCCATCGAGAGCTGCTACTTCCTGCGTCACTTCGAGGACCAGTGGCTGCTGCGCTTCCACCTGCAACCGGACGGCCTCGGGCTGTTCAGCGAAGGCATGCTGGCCTTCGGCGCCGACGGGCGCATCCGCGCGGCGAACCAGAGCGCCATCAACCTGCTCGGCAGCCGCCGGGAAAGCCTCATCGGCCGCTGCCTCGACCAGTTCTTCGAGTGCCGGCTGGACGACCTGTTCGGCCGCGCCGACCCGCAGCCCAATGCCAGCTGGCCGCTGCGCACCCACGCCGGGCGCACCCTCTATGCGCTGCTGCGCGGCAAGCGCCCCATCGCCGCCGCGCCGGTGCTGCCGCGCGCGCCGCTGGCCAAGGGGCTGTGCATCGACGATGCGCAACTGGCCCATGATTTCCGCCGCGCGTTGAAGGTCTACGCCCACGACGTACCGCTGCTGCTGCAAGGCGAGACCGGCACCGGCAAGGAGGCGTTCGCCCGCGCCGTGCACCTTGGCGGCGAGCGCGCCGGCAAGAGCTTCGTCGCGCTGAACTGCGCGGCGATTCCCGAAACCCTGATCGAGAGCGAATTGTTCGGCTACCGCGGCGGCAGTTTCACCGGCGCGCGCAAGGAAGGCATGCGCGGCAAGCTGCAGCAGGCCGACGGCGGCACGCTGTTCCTCGACGAGATCGGCGACATGCCGCTGGCGCTGCAAACCCGCCTGCTGCGCGTGCTGGAAGAGCGCCAGGTGGTGCCCATCGGCGGCGAGCCGCAGGATGTGGATATCCGCCTGATCAGCGCCAGCCACCGCGACCTGGAGGCGCTGGTGGCCGCCGGGCAGTTCCGCGAAGACCTCTACTACCGCCTCAACGGCCTGGTCGTGGCGCTCCCGCCGCTGCGCGAACGCAGCGACCGCGGCGCGCTGCTCGACCACCTGCTGGCCGAGGAAAGCAAGGGCCGCAGCGTGCGCCTGGACGACGACGTCCGCCGACACCTGCTGGATTTCCCCTGGCCGGGCAACGTGCGCCAGCTGCGCAACGTGCTGCGCACGCTGTGTGCGTTGTGCGAGGGCGGCCGCATCCAGATGGCCGACCTGCCGCCGGACCTGCGCCGCGCGCCGGCGCCTGCTGCCCCACCGGCCACCGTGGCCGAGGACGGCGGCGACACCCTCGGCGCGGCCGAACGCAATGCGCTGCTGGAGGTGCTCGAGGCGCATCACTGGCATGTCAGCCGGGTGGCGCAGCACCTGGGCATCAGCCGCAACACGCTGTACCGCAAGCTCAACCGCCACGGGTTGAGCAGGAAGCAGCTGTCGTAG
- a CDS encoding CidA/LrgA family protein, translated as MLLRGLTWLVLFQLLGTGLNALILHMIPGPIIGLVLLFAFLVWNGEVSKPVNEAAASLLRYLPLLLVPAAVGVMAYAKQIAADFWAIAGALALSLLVSFVFAGWLMQKLIDRQRKQKEGA; from the coding sequence ATGCTGTTACGCGGACTGACCTGGCTGGTGCTGTTCCAACTGCTCGGCACGGGCCTGAATGCTCTCATCCTGCACATGATTCCCGGCCCCATCATTGGGCTGGTGCTGCTGTTCGCCTTCCTGGTGTGGAACGGCGAGGTGAGCAAACCGGTGAACGAGGCGGCCGCCTCGCTGTTGCGCTACCTGCCCTTGCTGCTGGTGCCGGCGGCGGTGGGCGTGATGGCCTACGCGAAGCAGATCGCCGCGGACTTCTGGGCCATTGCCGGCGCCCTGGCGCTGTCGCTGCTGGTGTCCTTCGTGTTCGCCGGCTGGCTGATGCAGAAGCTCATCGACCGCCAGCGCAAGCAGAAGGAGGGCGCGTGA
- a CDS encoding oxidoreductase: MYSKPTNILLAGATGLTGEHLLDRMLNEPTVQRVIAPARRKLAEHPRLENPVGPLAELIPHLLQPVDTVFCCLGTTLKEAGSEEAFRSVDFDLPLALGERGLALGARHYIVVSALGADSKSSIFYSRVKGELEDALRQQGWQQLTIARPSLLLGQREEVRLAELLAAPFARILPGKLHGIEAIALARALWRLALETGKGTRIVESDELRKLGK, encoded by the coding sequence ATGTACTCGAAACCGACGAACATCCTGCTAGCTGGCGCCACCGGCCTGACCGGTGAGCATCTGCTCGATCGCATGCTCAACGAGCCCACCGTCCAGCGCGTCATCGCTCCGGCCCGGCGGAAGCTGGCCGAGCACCCACGCCTGGAAAACCCGGTCGGCCCGCTGGCCGAACTCATCCCGCACCTGCTCCAGCCGGTGGACACGGTGTTCTGCTGCCTGGGCACCACCCTCAAGGAAGCCGGCTCGGAGGAGGCGTTCCGCAGCGTCGACTTCGACCTGCCGCTGGCCCTGGGTGAGCGCGGCCTGGCCCTCGGTGCGCGGCACTACATCGTGGTCAGCGCGCTGGGCGCGGACAGCAAATCGTCGATCTTCTACAGCCGGGTCAAGGGCGAACTGGAAGACGCCCTGCGCCAGCAGGGCTGGCAGCAACTGACCATCGCGCGGCCGTCGCTGCTGCTGGGCCAGCGCGAGGAGGTCCGCCTGGCCGAACTGCTCGCCGCGCCCTTCGCCCGCATCCTGCCGGGCAAGCTGCACGGCATCGAAGCCATCGCCCTGGCCCGTGCGCTCTGGCGCCTGGCGCTGGAAACCGGCAAGGGCACCCGCATCGTCGAGTCGGACGAACTGCGCAAGCTGGGCAAATAA
- a CDS encoding YceK/YidQ family lipoprotein, producing the protein MTNKLLAALLLLQLGGCATVKTLNDSRPGDPLIYAGTRLDWYSLNGGCCPKDHFGTDAPAYPALDLPGSALLDTLLLPLSIAAELGVGLQVWGGN; encoded by the coding sequence GTGACGAATAAGCTCCTTGCCGCCCTGTTGCTGCTGCAACTGGGCGGCTGCGCCACCGTGAAGACCCTCAACGACAGCCGGCCGGGTGATCCGCTGATCTACGCCGGCACGCGGCTGGACTGGTATTCGCTCAATGGCGGCTGCTGCCCGAAAGACCACTTCGGCACCGACGCACCGGCCTACCCGGCCCTCGACCTGCCCGGCAGCGCGCTGCTGGATACCTTGCTGCTGCCGCTGTCCATCGCCGCGGAACTGGGCGTCGGCCTGCAGGTGTGGGGCGGCAACTAG
- the ubiX gene encoding flavin prenyltransferase UbiX produces MAGAERVTLAMTGASGAQYGLRLLDCLVQEDREVHFLISKAAQLVVATETDVTLPSKPQAMQAFLSEYTGAAPGQIRVYGKEDWMAPVASGSGAPSAMVVVPCSTGTLSAIATGACNNLIERAADVALKERRQLILVPREAPFSSIHLENMLKLSNMGAVILPAAPGFYHQPQTVDDLIDFVVARILNQLGIPQDMLPRWGEHHLVSDE; encoded by the coding sequence ATGGCCGGAGCCGAACGCGTCACCCTCGCCATGACCGGCGCCTCCGGCGCGCAGTATGGCCTGCGCCTGCTCGACTGCCTGGTGCAGGAAGACCGCGAGGTGCACTTCCTGATCTCCAAGGCCGCGCAACTGGTGGTGGCCACCGAGACCGACGTGACCCTGCCGAGCAAGCCGCAGGCGATGCAGGCTTTCTTGAGCGAATACACCGGCGCCGCGCCGGGGCAGATCCGCGTGTACGGCAAGGAAGACTGGATGGCCCCGGTGGCCTCCGGTTCCGGCGCGCCGAGCGCGATGGTGGTGGTGCCCTGTTCGACCGGGACGCTCTCGGCCATCGCCACCGGCGCCTGCAACAACCTGATCGAACGCGCCGCCGACGTGGCCCTGAAGGAGCGCCGGCAGTTGATCCTGGTGCCGCGCGAGGCGCCGTTCTCCAGCATCCACCTGGAGAACATGCTCAAGCTGTCCAACATGGGCGCGGTGATCCTCCCGGCCGCTCCGGGCTTCTATCACCAGCCGCAGACGGTGGACGACCTGATCGACTTCGTCGTCGCGCGGATTCTCAATCAGCTGGGCATCCCCCAGGACATGCTGCCGCGCTGGGGCGAACACCATCTTGTCAGTGACGAATAA